In the genome of Flavobacteriaceae bacterium YJPT1-3, the window AAGTGCAGGAAAGTCTGATGTACGTAGGTGTTTTGGCCGTAGTAGGTACCGGGGTGGCCAAGGTGCTTTTTAACCGTCTCGTCCAGATCAGTAGTCCTGTTTTTGCTACTTCCGTGACCTATACCATACCTATTGTTGCCTTGTTCTGGGGATTTCTCGATGGAGAAACGTTCAGCATCTGGGAGCTCCTGGCCACTGCCTTGATCATCACCGGAGTATATTTAGGAAATCGGAAAAGAAAGTCCAAATAGGAAATCGAAATCTGTAGATTTCGTACTTTTAGCTAATAAGAATGCAGTGTAGTTACTGACAGCTGTTCAGATTTAATTTTAACGCGACCTTAAGTGAAAAGCATTGTTGATTTTTTAAATTTCGCTATCCATAAACGTTAACCATACCATGTCAAAAAAAATTACCCTACCTATTCGTTTCAGTTTGGCTATTAGTGCCGCTTTGATCGCTTATTTTCTGATACTTTCACTACTCGGGCTACACACCAATCCCATCTATTCCCTATTTAATGGAGTGATTACCGCTTTTGGGATCTATGAAGCGATCAAATACTACAAACTGGAAAAAGGAAGTGAATTTGACTTTTCCAGCGGATTCACCGTAGGGATCGTTACCGGCTTTATCGCTACCCTTATTTTTACACTTTTCTTTGGAATTTATGCCGGAAACCTTAATCCCGACTTCCTTCACACGCTCATCAGTCAGTGGGAGGATACTTATAATACCAGTCTGGGAAGCGTCATTTTTGTAGTGGCCTTAATGGGATTTGCGACCACCGTAGTGATCACGCTGTCCTTCATGCAACTCTTTAAAGAGAGCTGGAATCCAAAAAAGCGAAAGAAAGAATAGAAAACCACTTTGTACATTAAGTTAATGTCCGTATATTTGCGCCCGCTTAAACCATAAGGTGGGCGTAATTTTTTGAACTATTTTTAATCAAACCGCTATGTACGCAATTGTAGAGATAGCAGGGCAGCAATTTAAAGTTGCGAAAGATCAAAAGGTGTTTGTGCACCGTTTGTCTACAGAAGAAGGAAAGAAAGTTGTTTTTGACAACGTTCTTTTAGTAGGTGACGGAAAAGAGACCACCATTGGCGCCCCGGCTATAGACGGAGCTCAAGTAGGAGCAAAAGTCGTGAAGCACCTTAAAGGTGACAAAGTAATCGTCTTCAAAAAGAAAAGACGTAAAGGGTATAAGAAGAAAAACGGTCATCGTCAACTATTGACTGAGATCGTGATCGAAAGCATTACTGCTTCTGGAGCTAAAAAGTCTTCTTCCGCGAAAGCGAAAGAGGAAAAGCCTAAAGCAGAGAAAGCGGCTCCCCAGAAAAAAGCAGCTCCTAAAAAGGAAGCAGCTCCAAAGAAGGAAACCGCTAAAGCGAAAGCACCGGCTAAAAAAGCGAGCGCTAAAGGAGATGATCTTAAGAAAATTGAGGGAATCGGACCGAAGGCTGCTGAAGCACTTACTGCTGCCGGAATTGGTACTTTCGCTGAGTTGGCTAAACAAAAGCCGGCTAAAATCAGTGAAGTGTTGACCGAGGCAAGTTCGCGTCTAGCGCACTTAGTTACGGATACCTGGCCAAAACAAGCCAAACTTGCCGCCGACGGGAAGTGGGAGGAGTTAAAAGCCTTACAGGATAAATTAGACGGAGGGATCGAAAAATAATAATCCCTTCACCAAAGAATAAAGTTTAATCATCCCGGTGCATTCGGGATAAAACCGAAATAAGATGGCTCATAAAAAAGGAGTAGGTAGTTCTAAAAACGGTAGAGATTCAGAATCGAAACGCTTAGGTGTAAAGATTTTTGGAGGTCAGGCTGCTGTGGCTGGAAACATCATCGTAAGACAACGTGGAACCAAACATCACCCGGGTGAGAATGTGTATGCGTCTAAAGACCATACCCTACACGCACGCGTAGATGGAATCGTGGAATTCAGAAAACGCAAAGACAACAAGTCTTTCGTATCTGTTGTTCCTTTTGAAAATGGAGCACAGGCTTAATTCAAGACTGCTCAATACATAAAAAACCCGCTCCAAAAGAGCGGGTTTTTTGTTTTAAACTAGTTGATTTTTCAGCTACAGTCCCGGATAGTTTCCAGTAATGATG includes:
- the rplU gene encoding 50S ribosomal protein L21; this encodes MYAIVEIAGQQFKVAKDQKVFVHRLSTEEGKKVVFDNVLLVGDGKETTIGAPAIDGAQVGAKVVKHLKGDKVIVFKKKRRKGYKKKNGHRQLLTEIVIESITASGAKKSSSAKAKEEKPKAEKAAPQKKAAPKKEAAPKKETAKAKAPAKKASAKGDDLKKIEGIGPKAAEALTAAGIGTFAELAKQKPAKISEVLTEASSRLAHLVTDTWPKQAKLAADGKWEELKALQDKLDGGIEK
- the rpmA gene encoding 50S ribosomal protein L27, translating into MAHKKGVGSSKNGRDSESKRLGVKIFGGQAAVAGNIIVRQRGTKHHPGENVYASKDHTLHARVDGIVEFRKRKDNKSFVSVVPFENGAQA
- a CDS encoding DUF4199 domain-containing protein, yielding MSKKITLPIRFSLAISAALIAYFLILSLLGLHTNPIYSLFNGVITAFGIYEAIKYYKLEKGSEFDFSSGFTVGIVTGFIATLIFTLFFGIYAGNLNPDFLHTLISQWEDTYNTSLGSVIFVVALMGFATTVVITLSFMQLFKESWNPKKRKKE